The following is a genomic window from Lates calcarifer isolate ASB-BC8 unplaced genomic scaffold, TLL_Latcal_v3 _unitig_2422_quiver_3308, whole genome shotgun sequence.
tttctgctacagaaaccatttaACTATCACAAGCTTCaaacctttttacatttatgcttgttcaactttcttcaactctttatgctttttaaaatgttcaactttatctacaattttgctattcaaatgaatgcttcagctgttggttttaattttcagcttctgcatctgcCCTTTTTCTCTGATAATTTCAACCATTTTAAACTTCTACaattacttttgcctttcaaattttaactttttcttctgcatttcaacaataatttcagcctttcaactttttcttctgtagttcatcaatttcagcattttaactttttcttctgcattttaacagtaatttcagccattttaagcattgcttcagcgattTGTTCAGCTCTCAacattcacacgcattttccacaggaaatgcattttctagttctcttctgttttctgctcagtttaAATCAGAGGCGGAGAAAGttcagtttcactttgtttagtttctttaattctcagtgtgtgtgtgtttctactgttGTGGGTGTGGAGGCAGAGGTTGTTTGATAAATGATCAGAGCTGTCACATCCACAGGCTCTGCAGAAGTTTACTGGATTTGGCTTCATTACTACTGGAGAGCAGTGAtgttaaatctttttttgtccacttgggggcagtgtaacaaactgaaaacaccacACTGACATCAGGACCTGAGCTGAAACCACAGGCTGtatataaagaaacacacacacacacacacacacacacacacacagttagtgtctggtttgttagtttactgtgtgtttaatgagTCAGTGTCAGTTATATTTGTTTAAATACTTCATATGGTTTAAGTTCCTGTTCTACTAATTAGCAGTAATGTAGCAGCCCGTGATGCTAAACTGTATCTAGTGTTGATTCTGCCATTTCAATGTAACTTAGACGTTACATTTAATGTAGTTTGTAACTGATGCACAGTTACTTTATATTTGTTGAGGTTGTGGTGTGACTTCCTtccttcttctgtctgtgttttcatcagttgCAGTGTGTCTCAGTCACCACAGATATTTGACTGCTGATTAAACAGCTTGTAAACTGGTGCTTCAGAGTAACTGAGGTGACACATGTTCGTTCTCTGATTCGTCCTCCAGGTCCAGGTGTCGTGACTGTGGCCGTGGCAGAAGGGAGTGAAGCTGTTTTACCCTGTTCCCTCAGCACCAGGCAGAACATCGAGCAGAAGGTGTTTGACTGGAAGAAAGATGTGAAGAAGGAGGTGTTCCTGTACGCTGCTGGCCAGCATTACAACAAGGGCCGAACAGGTCAAGACGAACAGTTCAAAGGAcgagtttttcattttgaagatGAGCTGAAGAACGGCAACGCCTCCATAAAGATCCACAATACAAAGATGGCCGACAGCGGAAGTTACACCTGTACTTTCCCTAATACAGCAGAACCAGAATCCCACGTTAAACTTGTTGTAGGTGAGTTTGAAACTGATGTGACTTTAAAAGTGATTAttgtatttcttcattttcattgtttttaatgcatttatttctCTCACCATCTCTAGACTTCTTGACACTAAAATGTCAACTATAAATTAATAATtgcacatttatttcttttctttttctttttatgtactgatttatactttatttttcactgatATTAACAATCAGAGTaacattataatattatatttacattaattcTGCTTTTCCAAATACCATGGACTTGGTTTATGTTGAGGACAGAGACCACAGAGCTCTGTCACTTGTCTTTGCAGTGTTGGTCATTTATTCATAGTGTCCATGAAGCTGCAGCCTCAGAAACACCTTcctacatttattatttagattattttgttCCAGTGTTACAGGTCTGACAATatcactgtttttccttttagaTCCTGACCCAGAGCGTTTTATcttaaaagacagaagaggtgaAAACATCCCAGGTGAGTCCTGATTCTGATGACGTCACCGATCTCTGCAGTTTACCTCTGTATGACTTCGTCTCCATAACCCCCCAAAACCTCAAATTTGTAAACCATCAGTTGAAGACAATAATGTttagtcaaagtcaaagtcaacaataaagctgactttgactttgttcAAGTATTGTTGATGTTATTATGTTGactgtgaactgtttttttctcacctgTGATGACATTACTCACCTCAATCATTCCTGACTCATCCTAGAACAAgttaaaaatgtctgaattttGTTTCTGTCCAGCTGTGCCTGGATGTGTAACTGATGCttttctgtttgactgtttctgtgtttttctctttgcacACTGAAATCTTTAAAATCaagcagagaaaggaagaaaaaacgCAATGTTACTGTAATTGTCTCATTATCTGTTGCTTACACTGTTTACAGGTGCAGCTCCAGAACCATCTGTTGCAACACTTAATCAAACAATAGACTGggctctgctgcagtgtgttgttcGAGGAGCTTCTCCCAAACCTAAAGTAGAGTGGCAGGACGGTTCTGGAAACATCCTTCCTGCTGAGGAACCACAGGTCTCTGAAAGAGGAGGACGTTACGACATCATCCTCCAAACTACTGTGACCAAGACTGACCGCTATCGCTGTGTCGCCACACAGGAGGAAATCAACCATCAGGTTCATTCTGATACCTATGTGCTTATGAATGGTCAGTGGTTTTTATACCttcaaataattttaattatttataagTTATTAGTGTTCaagcattttaatgtgttttcagactgaATCCAAACTGAATTTGCTCTAAGGGTCAACATGAACCTTTAAGTAATGAAACACACATCTGAGCTCTGTCTCCTGAAGTTGAAGTTCTCCTTCCTTTTGTAGGCAAATAGATGTGATATAAATCATAATAACCATTAGGTTTTTAATATGTACAAACATGATATTTGATTCTGAGAAGTGGATGAGATTTAATACTGGGGCAGCAAATTTGGTTCCAAATGGTTTTCCTCAGTTTCATAAAAGAACTAAATGTTGATCCCCAGctctttcctccacctcctcttcacTGTCCTGCACAGACTGAAGCTGAGCTCTGACTCTGAGCCTCTGTTCTCTCCAGTCTGTGGATACTTTCCAGTtgagatgaagacaaacacagaacaagtcCTGTAGTGAGGCTCCACAGGCTGCCTgtactgtttctgttctcagtCTCTTTGAGGCGTCTGGTTCAGATCAGAGTCCTGGAGCtggatgcagcagctgtttgtagatTCACACTTGGTTTGACTGCTTCTAACTCAACTGGTTACATAGAGGAGATTTCTGCATCACTGGATTCAAATGGGTTCCACCACACAAACTAGTTGTTCCACAGAGCTCTGTTGTtagaaatatttacagctgctAATGACAAAACCAGCTCACTACACAACCTACAGTACAGCTGAAGGTGGAATAGATAatggaggaagtgtgtgagctGACTCTAATGGAAAGTGTTGTAGTGTGTGAGTGACAACAGTGATCACCTGAATCACCAGCATTGATCACAGCTTCATTTGGTTCATGTTTGCttgttgatgatgtcacacaaacactaacatttgtttgtttgttttgtttatgtctcACCTGAACAGACcgaagagaagaaaacaactCAGGTGAGTCCTGATTCTCTACATTATGATTAAATGAACATTGTGACATTATCAGCTTCATAAAAGTCGACTTTACAGTGGAACAGTTGAATTGGATTGCAGTAGATTGTACGTGTGtctgtacctaataaagtgcaCACTGAGTCTGTCACTGACACAGTTCAGCCCTGATAACACAATCTTCCTACTAATGAAGAACACGTGTCAGAAAGAGGAGGATGCTGCAACATGAGCCTCCTCACTACTGTGAGCAAAACCAGAACCAAGCTCTGAGCTGAGCAGCCGAGCAGGAGGAGAGTGACAGAAGATGGAGGCTGACATCACTGTGCTGCTCACATTCAtcccactgctgtttttatctgctgagAGTTTGAGATTCTAGGAGCATGGACACAGTTAGTTGTTGTCTTTGTGAAGGCTGTGATGTCCAACCTGCTGCACATGATCTGCTGTTACACTCTGAGTCTGACATTCACTTTATCCTCATCTGTTTCAGAGAGTCTCACTGGATTGATTGTTACTGTTGCAGTGTTTGGGACTCTTCTTTTTGTTGGTGTTGTCATTCTAGTTGTGCTCGTGAAGATGGGTCGCATCAAATGTATTAATGGTAAGTATAAATAGTGTACTACATCAACATATGCATAATGAGCAGtcaataacacaaacagttgTTTATATGTTGTGATGTTCAGAGTGTTGAcagttgtgttttcttctcagACGTGCAGAGTTCTGTTGGTTTTTactctcagatcagatcagttgatatttctttcttctaataaactgtggttttgtttcctCGCTGCAGATCCATCAACAAAGACAAGAGTCCCCACTGAAGACTCCAGTCATTCAGGGCAGCACCTTGATCAGGATCCTTAACTTCCTTTACATGAGCAGTGAGGTCGgctgctgaagtgtgtgtgtgttgttgtgcatCTGTTCTGTGAGAATCAGTTTGAGTTTTAGACCAGGATTGTGTTAAGACCTGGTTCTTCAAGTTCAGGTTCAGATCAGGGTTGTGGTTCAGCTGATGAAGCTGGTTCTGGTTTCACAGTCTGTCCCTGACCTTCACCAGGTGTTTAATACTGTCCTCAGGATGGgttttacatgtaaaataacagcCTGTCTGAACCGGAGGACTGtgtcaaacattttcactgcCCTGAAGCATCAATCTGACCTTCATACCTGCTCCAGGTGTACAGAGGtgagacaggaagcaggaagtgaACTAAAgctctttatttattctttaaatgtgcaatctgtcattttctgctgctaaaTCTAAACAGTAAGAGAAAACTGAGTTCAGTGAAGTTGTGATGTACtgtgggatcatgggagttgttgtcttctcctccactgctgtcactgcagtcTGCTTCTCCTGGTtctcaggaggtttttactggggCCAGATTCTCCACAGAGGtctccacaacaaacacaccagatgattaaaaccagtaaaaacactgaatcaaacagTTTCCTAACTTTTCTCTCTGAAGAAAGAAGTTTAAAgtccagacgtctgatgactaAAGTCCTTCATCAGGTTAAAATCTATAGtgaagaacaaaagaaaacagatttctgtAGGTTTGAAAATTCCTGGAAACATTTGGGATTGTGTCAGTACACAACTCAACAAAACATATAACGGAGTTCAAGTtggttttacacattttaaagtgGAAAAGTCACTTTTATACCTTTAAACATGTCCCCATGTGAACCATGcacctttcacaataaaagcaggaCCACATGTAAATGATAGAATTACCATTACATAGACACGGAGTGGAGttcacacagtgacagcagcagagagtcagGGACCTTTAATGCAGGATGATACAACaaataatgaaagaaacaagCGGCAGAATTCAAAAGGGACCTGACTGAACCAGGACGAGCCTCTGATAAAGAGATTTTCAGAACCAACTTGAAAGATTCAACTGATTTTTCCTGCTGAGTTTTAAAGTGTTGAAATCTCAGGAGCTGAGACCAAAACAGTCTGATCACACTGTTTGATCAGGAGAAAATAAGTGTCTTATAAATGCATCAAGTCTCAGATCTGATCAAACTGCTTGTAGCTGTTGACTGAGTTGGACTGGGACGTTGACAAAACAGACTTGAGTCAAATCAAATGTGCTGTTCTGCTGAACGTGAAGCTTCTGCAGCTAAAGTGAAACATAATGTGacttattgtttattttcatatctgtgttATTGAGCTTATTTGGGACAATCATGTGTTGCTTGTTTTCAGTTGCTGATCCAGAGTCTGTCAGGTACAGTTAGAGTCCAAactggtttcctgttgttgacTGTTAGATGTGAATTATGTGCTGGCTGATGATGCAGCTGCAGGGTGTCATGTGACTTCATTTCTATCCAACATTTGAATAAAAGCTGAAACTATCAAACTGGATGTTGAGACTGTTCTggatctttctgtctgttcacactttgaagaaactgaatgagatctaTTTTCTGGGCTGTTGTGTTCGCCCTCTGCAACATGGGCGCCCAGGAAAGTGCGACAGTTCCTCTCGTGCTCCTGTAATCTGGGACCatctctgtggttttactgCTGCTCAGACACTCTGCACGCTGACTCATCACCAGCTGTTATCAGTCCAACCACAGGGGTCTCATCTGCAAGTTTGATGGAGGTGTTGGTGGAGTGGGTCGAGCCCTGAGGAGAGCCAGAGCTGAGGTGAGGAATCTATGAACTATTACTACAatcaactgttttcattttttcctcttctaaTGAATCCAGATGAAATGTTAGAGTAAAGATGAAGCTCAGGAGGTTTCCACACAGTTTGAACAGAGTTTATGAGTCGGTTAAATATGTCTTTCTGATGAAGCagtgagaggagctgctgcagcttcgTCCTCTTCAGATGCTGAAGTGCTGcttttccaaaacaaacatggagcttcttcctctcgtgtgtctctgtctcctgactTGGTCTGGAACAACGTTTGCTGATGGAAACGGTGAGAAAACTAAAGAGTCTCTGAGAATCAGACTGAACTGGGTTTATTCATTAGCACAGACACGGTGTCAGGATCCTGTTggaactgctgtgtgtgtgtgttattattatttatacgAATGCATCGTATTGAAGGGCTGATGATGGTTATGAATGAgtttctccagctctctctccgATGATTGACATTTTCAGGATTAATAACTAaccagtgttttatgttttgaaatTACACCAAGTAATTAATGACTGACAGGTGCAGGGCGCTTCATGATC
Proteins encoded in this region:
- the LOC108892769 gene encoding butyrophilin subfamily 2 member A1 isoform X1, with the protein product MELLPLVCLCLLTWSGTTFADGNGPGVVTVAVAEGSEAVLPCSLSTRQNIEQKVFDWKKDVKKEVFLYAAGQHYNKGRTGQDEQFKGRVFHFEDELKNGNASIKIHNTKMADSGSYTCTFPNTAEPESHVKLVVDPDPERFILKDRRGENIPGAAPEPSVATLNQTIDWALLQCVVRGASPKPKVEWQDGSGNILPAEEPQVSERGGRYDIILQTTVTKTDRYRCVATQEEINHQVHSDTYVLMNDRREENNSGES
- the LOC108892769 gene encoding butyrophilin-like protein 1 isoform X2; amino-acid sequence: MELLPLVCLCLLTWSGTTFADGNGPGVVTVAVAEGSEAVLPCSLSTRQNIEQKVFDWKKDVKKEVFLYAAGQHYNKGRTGQDEQFKGRVFHFEDELKNGNASIKIHNTKMADSGSYTCTFPNTAEPESHVKLVVGAAPEPSVATLNQTIDWALLQCVVRGASPKPKVEWQDGSGNILPAEEPQVSERGGRYDIILQTTVTKTDRYRCVATQEEINHQVHSDTYVLMNDRREENNSGES